From Primulina tabacum isolate GXHZ01 chromosome 2, ASM2559414v2, whole genome shotgun sequence, one genomic window encodes:
- the LOC142538097 gene encoding microtubule-destabilizing protein 60-like isoform X1, protein MESNSRTAGAVVTPGKENYSRFNPSNFDDTRKFLENLDPNFSIVNLKSFNSPTIIKSEKSAKKSDSRSPNPIRVASPLLKKKIRERKFVIAKKKSRNEELNSSAAGVVCEKCKKAIGKSSKCWCVAYQSLRASQEDFFDKRAKLSNEIDVEKLNKHNVGDENERLKVNHIGQDTRIDNEGGLEGKDSSENNDEYVELILKRRRDKLLKEARESVPESGSGRVMHLVRAFENLHLIRKADDSGDEELEQVQDEKKGTKWGLPGLQQSTKLFNQDFCPSWKKQAKVFGKASG, encoded by the exons ATGGAATCGAATTCGAGGACTGCGGGTGCAGTTGTTACTCCTGGGAAAGAAAACTACAGCCGGTTCAATCCATCTAACTTTGATGACACCCGGAAATTTTTGGAGAATCTCGACCCAAATTTTTCAATCGTTAACTTGAAGTCGTTCAATTCTCCGACGATAATCAAGTCAGAAAAGAGTGCCAAAAAATCCGATTCCAGAAGCCCTAACCCCATCCGAGTGGCTTCGCCTttgttgaagaaaaaaattCGAGAAAGGAAGTTTGTGATTGCGAAGAAGAAATCTAGGAATGAGGAACTGAATTCTTCAGCGGCTGGTGTGGTGTGTGAGAAGTGTAAGAAGGCGATTGGGAAATCCAGCAAGTGTTGGTGTGTGGCATATCAGAGTTTGAGGGCTTCTCAAGAAGATTTTTTCGATAAGCGCGCTAAACTAAGCAATGAAATTGACGTTGAGAAGCTAAATAAGCATAATGTCGGAGATGAGAACGAAAGGTTAAAAGTAAACCACATTGGTCAAGACACGAGGATTGATAACGAAGGGGGACTGGAAGGAAAAGATTCATCAGAGAATAACGATGAATATGTTGAATTAATTCTGAAGAGGAGAAGAGATAAACTGTTAAAAGAAGCCAGAGAAAGTGTTCCAGAGTCAGGATCTGGTAGGGTGATGCATTTGGTAAGGGCATTTGAGAATCTACATTTGATTCGGAAAGCAGATGATTCTGGGGATGAAGAATTGGAGCAAGTGCAGGACGAAAAGAAGGGGACAAAATGGGGCTTGCCCGGACTGCAACAGTCTACTAAG CTTTTCAACCAGGACTTCTGCCCGAGTTGGAAGAAGCAGGCGAAGG TTTTTGGTAAAGCCTCCGGTTAA
- the LOC142538097 gene encoding microtubule-destabilizing protein 60-like isoform X2: protein MESNSRTAGAVVTPGKENYSRFNPSNFDDTRKFLENLDPNFSIVNLKSFNSPTIIKSEKSAKKSDSRSPNPIRVASPLLKKKIRERKFVIAKKKSRNEELNSSAAGVVCEKCKKAIGKSSKCWCVAYQSLRASQEDFFDKRAKLSNEIDVEKLNKHNVGDENERLKVNHIGQDTRIDNEGGLEGKDSSENNDEYVELILKRRRDKLLKEARESVPESGSGRVMHLVRAFENLHLIRKADDSGDEELEQVQDEKKGTKWGLPGLQQSTKVSNSQVYLPLYCPSDI, encoded by the coding sequence ATGGAATCGAATTCGAGGACTGCGGGTGCAGTTGTTACTCCTGGGAAAGAAAACTACAGCCGGTTCAATCCATCTAACTTTGATGACACCCGGAAATTTTTGGAGAATCTCGACCCAAATTTTTCAATCGTTAACTTGAAGTCGTTCAATTCTCCGACGATAATCAAGTCAGAAAAGAGTGCCAAAAAATCCGATTCCAGAAGCCCTAACCCCATCCGAGTGGCTTCGCCTttgttgaagaaaaaaattCGAGAAAGGAAGTTTGTGATTGCGAAGAAGAAATCTAGGAATGAGGAACTGAATTCTTCAGCGGCTGGTGTGGTGTGTGAGAAGTGTAAGAAGGCGATTGGGAAATCCAGCAAGTGTTGGTGTGTGGCATATCAGAGTTTGAGGGCTTCTCAAGAAGATTTTTTCGATAAGCGCGCTAAACTAAGCAATGAAATTGACGTTGAGAAGCTAAATAAGCATAATGTCGGAGATGAGAACGAAAGGTTAAAAGTAAACCACATTGGTCAAGACACGAGGATTGATAACGAAGGGGGACTGGAAGGAAAAGATTCATCAGAGAATAACGATGAATATGTTGAATTAATTCTGAAGAGGAGAAGAGATAAACTGTTAAAAGAAGCCAGAGAAAGTGTTCCAGAGTCAGGATCTGGTAGGGTGATGCATTTGGTAAGGGCATTTGAGAATCTACATTTGATTCGGAAAGCAGATGATTCTGGGGATGAAGAATTGGAGCAAGTGCAGGACGAAAAGAAGGGGACAAAATGGGGCTTGCCCGGACTGCAACAGTCTACTAAGGTCTCTAACTCGCAAGTTTATTTGCCTTTGTATTGTCCATCAGATATTTAA